The Solanum lycopersicum chromosome 9, SLM_r2.1 genome window below encodes:
- the LOC138338525 gene encoding uncharacterized protein: MTVPIRVSTPVGKPLVVDRVYRSCLISLVGYDTWVDLIILGMLDFDVILGMDWLSPYHVVLDCNAKTVTLAMPVILRVEWKSASGSYPSKVISFIRAQKLVERGCLSYLAFIRDSSIEPPPMDSIPVVQEFLDVFPSDLPRKANVVADALSRKTPRTGSLAALSIEEKPLARDVQILANSLVRLQISEKSDGMIAFIEARSSLVEQIRAHQFDDEKLCLIRDKYRLLTAQSRQKSYADQRVRDLVFMEGDHVWLRVSPMKGVMSLSAVHPVFHALMLRKYIPDESHVISLDSVELGPDLTYEEEPIAILDRQIRKFRTKELVSVKVQWKHRSVREATWETESDMRARYPQLFEASDNYFYSMFEVEHDF; the protein is encoded by the exons atgactgtacctattcgtgtttctacacctgtgggtaagcccttagtggtggatcgagtatATCGATCCTGTCTTATTTCATTGGttgggtatgacacttgggtagacttaatcattctggggatgttagactttgatgttatcttgggtatggattggctttctccttatcatgttgtccttgattgtaatgctaagactgtgactttagcaatgcctgtTATTCtgagggttgagtggaagagtgctagtggttcttatcctagcaaggtcatctcttttatccgtgctcagaaattggtggagagggggtgtttgtcttacttagcgtTTATTCGGGATTCTAGTATTGAACCACCTCCCATGGACTCTATtcccgtggttcaggagtttctcgatgtatttccttctgatcttccaa gaaaggccaatgttgtggccgatgctctgagtaggaagactcctagAACGGGGAGTCTTGCAGCGCTTAGTATTGAGGAGaaaccattggctagagatgtgcagatattagctaacagtcttgtccgcttgcagatttcagaaaagagtgatgggatgattgcttttattgaggctcggtcttctttagtcgagcaaaTCCGTGCACAccaatttgatgatgaaaaattatgtctcattcgagacaaa tatagactattgacagcccagagtcgacagaagagttatgcagaccaGAGAGTTAGAGActtagtgtttatggagggtgatcatgtttggctccgagtatcacccatgaagggtgtgatgag tttgtcggcagttcatcctgttttccatgcCCTTATGCTTCGAAAAtatattccggatgaatctcatgtgatttcCCTCGATTCTGTGGAGCtgggtccagacttgacatATGAGGAGGAGCCCATAGCTATATTGGATAGGCAAATCCGAAAGTTTAGGACCAAGGAGCTTGtttcagtgaaggtgcaatggaagcaccgtTCAGTAagagaagcaacttgggagacagagtctgacatgcgtgccagatatcctcaactttttgaagcttcaGATAATTACTTTTACTCTATGTTCGAGgtcgaacatgatttttag